From a single Mycosarcoma maydis chromosome 2, whole genome shotgun sequence genomic region:
- a CDS encoding uncharacterized protein (related to RRP3 - protein involved in rRNA processing) → MLRAARGAYRHAEPGFSRSPGHSGAHHGIASCSHSCFANSPSRLARSYLHSLSTSSNLASKSRCDPIAKSHRSDALRFTFCRTHYSTTSGPTTTINNDARMRFDRSETYTKAENASSEAVQEKFRRLGLNANISRQIALTHPHIRQPTQAQTALIPAILSPTDVILRAHTGTGKSFGILLALLSKPRIVFSEPTSQDTQSSLPSARSKRNKPQTGIASLILVPSNELALQYMRWARSLFPRSVLPSLEPVIQCLVRGALPGTEAPTIQEGVERLKASPPHILIGTPGRIKDILDSPAGSSLLGLDTLRTLVLDEADAVLQLPGRFPSQKQRWKHEVHKAPGLLVLNEIMKRRPTFSGGEKHLSAGLENRPGKKRDERRPPEHIRRNLYKAAERSAANSTDTKTGLALAKPRCAGAQPLQLVATSATANSVMRHFFAARTGWLRTGAKESGMAFSPQVGRWIDLTGLSGKSMVEQGIRGLFGAKKLSQADSLIQSSIEQTPSTMPASIEHTCVVVDEAPLSRQLSAIPLRNFEPRLARKKDSSTITASSDATFSPETAAGGTLGDDFFVIKPEDEPQEHEMDQTLIEALAFCFASEGVDRGLALIPARWSLLRMRAALEALGVTVRLASDVGAWPDATPAAAQVGNNAPTSAAAVNPELFLLQATSSRGLDIPSLSHVFLVGYASVIDAVQYVHSAGRVARVGGDPDKPATGKVVTLLRGLPHHSPMPTDVQGQSRFSQAKLAISTSEAKMANVYRRLGVVPKRFDLGLLSSGVAATSENQTTLKQSESIAEDSQVKSADTEEANNDEQILQSS, encoded by the coding sequence ATGCTGCGTGCCGCGCGCGGTGCTTACAGGCATGCTGAGCCAGGTTTTTCACGAAGTCCTGGTCATTCGGGTGCTCACCACGGCATAGCTTCTTGTAGCCATAGCTGCTTCGCCAACAGCCCCAGCCGTCTCGCACGCTCATATCTTCACTCACTGTCGACATCCTCAAATCTAGCTTCAAAAAGTCGATGTGACCCAATTGCAAAATCACACAGGTCCGATGCTCTCAGATTCACGTTTTGTCGAACACACTACTCAACCACCTCGGGACCAACAACCACAATCAACAACGATGCACGAATGCGGTTCGACCGAAGTGAAACATATACCAAGGCAGAAAATGCCAGCTCCGAAGCTGTCCAAGAAAAGTTCCGTCGTCTTGGATTGAATGCCAACATCAGTCGTCAGATTGCACTCACGCATCCTCACATCCGGCAACCCACACAAGCACAAACTGCACTCATACCGGCCATACTCTCGCCCACGGATGTCATCTTGCGCGCTCACACCGGCACAGGAAAGTCTTTTGGTATCCTTCTGGCGCTTCTCAGCAAGCCACGCATTGTGTTCAGTGAGCCGACGTCGCAAGATACTCAGAGCTCCTTGCCATCCGCTCGGAGCAAGCGGAACAAGCCGCAGACCGGAATCGCTTCACTCATCCTGGTGCCAAGCAACGAGCTGGCTCTTCAATACATGCGCTGGGCTCGATCGCTCTTTCCAAGATCGGTTCTACCGTCTCTGGAACCAGTCATTCAGTGCTTAGTGCGCGGGGCCCTCCCCGGAACGGAAGCTCCCACAATTCAAGAAGGGGTGGAGCGCTTGAAAGCCAGCCCTCCTCATATTCTGATCGGCACCCCGGGACGCATCAAAGACATTCTGGATAGCCCCGCTGGCTCCTCcctgcttggcctcgacACGTTGAGAACGCTTGTCCTTGATGAAGCAGATGCAGTACTCCAACTTCCCGGCCGATTTCCTTCGCAAAAGCAACGGTGGAAGCATGAAGTGCACAAGGCGCCTGGTCTTCTTGTTCTCAACGAGATAATGAAACGAAGACCTACTTTTTCGGGAGGCGAAAAGCACCTTTCTGCTGGACTGGAGAATCGACCAGGCAAGAAACGCGACGAACGACGCCCTCCAGAGCATATACGTCGGAACCTCTACAAAGCAGCCGAGCGATCTGCAGCCAACAGCACTGATACGAAAACCGGACTGGCGCTTGCCAAGCCACGCTGTGCCGGTGCGCAGCCACTACAGCTCGTAGCCACAAGTGCTACGGCCAATTCGGTGATGCGTCATttctttgctgctcgaaccGGTTGGCTTCGGACAGGAGCAAAGGAGAGCGGGATGGCATTCTCACCTCAAGTAGGTCGCTGGATCGACCTGACCGGACTCAGCGGCAAAAGCATGGTGGAACAAGGTATACGAGGGCTATTCGGAGCAAAGAAGCTTTCGCAGGCTGATTCGCTGATTCaatcgtcgatcgagcaaACGCCTTCGACGATGCCCGCCTCGATTGAGCACACGTGtgttgtcgtcgacgaggctcCATTGTCCCGACAGCTTTCTGCCATTCCTCTGCGCAACTTTGAGCCCAGACTGGCCAGAAAGAAAGACAGCAGCACGATCACTGCTTCTTCTGATGCCACCTTCTCGCCAGAGACTGCAGCTGGTGGTACTCTCGGAGACGACTTCTTTGTGATCAAACCCGAGGACGAACCACAAGAACACGAGATGGACCAGACGctgatcgaggcgctcgcGTTCTGCTTTGCCTCGGAAGGCGTCGACCGTGGTCTCGCCCTAATTCCGGCTCGATGGAGCCTGTTGAGGATgcgtgctgcgctcgaagcgctcggCGTGACGGTTCGACTTGCTTCGGATGTCGGCGCTTGGCCTGACGCcacaccagcagcagcgcaggTCGGCAATAACGCGCCAActtccgctgctgctgtgaaCCCGGAACTGTTTCTCCTGCAAGCCACATCTTCACGCGGTCTTGACATTCCGTCGCTCTCGCACGTCTTTCTCGTCGGGTATGCTTCTGTGATAGATGCCGTGCAGTACGTTCATTCTGCTGGTCGTGTCGCACGCGTCGGCGGAGATCCCGACAAGCCCGCGACGGGCAAGGTCGTTACTCTACTTCGCGGTTTGCCTCACCATTCGCCGATGCCAACCGATGTCCAGGGCCAGTCACGCTTCTCTCAGGCCAAACTTGCCATTTCGACATCGGAAGCAAAGATGGCCAATGTGTACAGGCGACTCGGGGTGGTTCCGAAACGGTTCGATCTGGGATTGCTCTCGTCGGGTGTTGCCGCTACGAGTGAAAACCAGACCACATTGAAGCAGTCCGAGTCCATCGCAGAGGATTCTCAGGTCAAATCGGCTGACACCGAGGAGGCCAATAacgacgagcagatccTGCAATCCTCGTAA